The genomic DNA AGCGCGAGGAAGCGCCGGCGGTCGATCGTCCAGGAATCGGGCGGCCTCGTGCCGCCTGAGACGGGTCTCATGTGGGCGTGAGGTTGCGGGAGGCCGCCGGGCGCGTCAATCCGAGCCTTTGAAGCGGCTGGACCGCTTGGACTTGGCGGCACTTGCCCACCCCCATTCCGGCGTCTACGGTGGCCAGATGCCGATCGCGCGGTTCGTGACCGACTCGTCGCTCGATTTCGTCGCCCGCCGGTTGCGATTCCTCGGTTACGACGTGGCCGGCTTCGGCAGCGCCCGTCTCGAAGAGCTGTTCGAGGCCGCGGCGCGCGACGGCCGCGTGCTGCTCACGCTCAGCGCGCGGCATCCGCGGCGCTTCGGCTCAGTGGCGGTGCTCCGGGTGCCGCGCGGCGAACCGGCGATCGCGGTGCGCGAGGTCGCGGCGCGCTTCGAGCCGGCCGATCCGCCGTTCAGCCGCTGCCCCGAGTGCAACTCACCTCTTCAGATCCGTCATCCGATCGAGGCCCGCGGCGAGGTTCCGGGCCGAGTGCTGCGCTCCTACACCGAGTTTCGCTACTGCCCGCTGGAGGGCAAGTGGTACTGGAACGGCACCCACGTCGAGCGCATTCGGCGCTGGCTCGAATCCGCCCTGGGACGGCCACTTGCCGCGCCCGGAACGGCAAGGAAACCGGGCGAGGCGGGGCCTGGCGCGGCGATCGAGCCGTGAAGGAAGGCAGTCCCGGCGCCCATTCCCGGTTTGCGAAAGCGGCCCGGTTCACGCATAGTTTCTGACGCGAGCGCGTGCCGGCCGCTGATCGAACCTGGTTGTATTCGTGGGGAAGGGTTCGAGAGGCACGGCCGCGCTCGCTAGTCTTTTGCCCTCCCCTCCCGCGCCCGCGCGCATGCAAATCGCCGCCATCATCATCAACTACAAGTCACGGGATGCCGTCGCCGGGTGCCTGGACGCCCTCGCGGCCGGCGGCGAGGAGCTCGAACGGGTGGTGGTGGACAACGATTCGCGTGACGGGACGGCCGGGATGCTGGAAGAGCGCTACCCGGGCGTCCGCCTGATCGCCAACACCCAGAACGTCGGCTACGCCCGGGCCGTCAATCAGGGCATCGCGGCCACCCGCGCGCCGTTCGTGCTGGTGCTGAACCCCGACTGTGTGATGCGGCCCGACGCCCCCCGCGTCCTGGCCGACTACCTGCTCTCGCACCCGCGTGTCGGCATTGCCGGCCCGCAGCTGCTCGACGGAAGCGGCAGGATCGAGTACTCGGGCCGATCTTTTCCCAGCCCCTTCACCTTCCTGTTCAACCGCTATTCCTTGCTGACCCGCCTGTTTCCGAACAATCGCTGGTCCCGCCACTACCTGCTCTCGGACTGGGACCGCACCACCGAGCGCGAGGTGGACTGGCTCTCGGGCGCCTGCCTGATGGTGCGCCGCGACGCCATCGACGAGGTGGGCGGGATGGACGAACAGTTCTTCATGTTCAACGAGGACGTGGACTGGTGCCGGCGCATGAACCTGGCCGGCTGGAGCGTGTCGTTCGTCCCGGCGGCGGTCGCGGTGCACGAGATTGGCGCCAGCAAACGTCGCGTGTCCGCCAGGGTGATCTGGGAGCGGCACACCGGGATGATCCACTACTTTCGCAAGCACCATCCCATGAATCCCGTTCTCGACGCGCTGGCCAGCGCCTTCATCCTGTCGCGCGCCGGGGTCATGCTGATCGCCAACGC from Candidatus Sulfotelmatobacter sp. includes the following:
- a CDS encoding Mut7-C RNAse domain-containing protein, with protein sequence MDLAALAHPHSGVYGGQMPIARFVTDSSLDFVARRLRFLGYDVAGFGSARLEELFEAAARDGRVLLTLSARHPRRFGSVAVLRVPRGEPAIAVREVAARFEPADPPFSRCPECNSPLQIRHPIEARGEVPGRVLRSYTEFRYCPLEGKWYWNGTHVERIRRWLESALGRPLAAPGTARKPGEAGPGAAIEP
- a CDS encoding glycosyltransferase family 2 protein translates to MQIAAIIINYKSRDAVAGCLDALAAGGEELERVVVDNDSRDGTAGMLEERYPGVRLIANTQNVGYARAVNQGIAATRAPFVLVLNPDCVMRPDAPRVLADYLLSHPRVGIAGPQLLDGSGRIEYSGRSFPSPFTFLFNRYSLLTRLFPNNRWSRHYLLSDWDRTTEREVDWLSGACLMVRRDAIDEVGGMDEQFFMFNEDVDWCRRMNLAGWSVSFVPAAVAVHEIGASKRRVSARVIWERHTGMIHYFRKHHPMNPVLDALASAFILSRAGVMLIANALRPR